The Geitlerinema sp. PCC 9228 genome includes a window with the following:
- a CDS encoding glutamate-5-semialdehyde dehydrogenase: MSNQSLDLSADPATAARRAYEASLVLAKTKAAVRSEALTAMAEALKESQDDILEANTLDLEASRDMAMSELMLDWIKLTPERLQSSIQIVERLAELSDPTRRLLNASYQLEQSQTYCQLVPLGAIALIYEAFPEIAAIAAGMCLRTGNSIILKGGSDSSNANTVIAEAIKSAVEQSGLPTGSIEFLAAEQGSTIRDLLTQDRYINLVIPYGRPSLIQQVMRQATTSVLKSAMGNCYLYWSGNGSLELVRWAILDSHKSVPDPVNAIEKVLIHTSHNSAALTSLWKSLQDNRVQIRGDERIVAEYPQVPLCNEAEWSQPYFTRTVAFKMVDSLDEAIAWINQRSSGHADCIVTESYQESCQFGVGVNSASVYVNMSPRFSRLPKQRDTVFLGMSNQKGYRRGLINLEALTTVKQVIQGSGYL; encoded by the coding sequence ATGTCCAACCAATCTTTGGATTTGTCCGCAGATCCGGCAACGGCAGCGCGCCGAGCGTACGAAGCTTCCCTCGTTTTGGCGAAAACCAAGGCAGCAGTGCGTTCTGAGGCCCTCACGGCGATGGCTGAGGCTTTGAAAGAAAGCCAAGACGACATTTTGGAAGCCAATACGCTGGATTTGGAAGCCAGTCGGGATATGGCGATGTCGGAGTTGATGTTGGATTGGATCAAGCTCACCCCGGAACGCCTGCAATCCAGCATTCAGATTGTGGAACGGTTGGCGGAACTTTCCGATCCCACCCGTCGCTTGCTCAATGCTTCCTACCAGTTGGAACAATCCCAAACCTACTGCCAGTTGGTACCATTGGGAGCGATCGCATTAATTTACGAAGCCTTCCCAGAAATAGCAGCCATTGCGGCTGGCATGTGCCTGCGTACTGGCAATAGCATTATCCTCAAAGGTGGCAGCGATTCCAGCAATGCCAATACCGTGATTGCGGAAGCTATCAAATCGGCGGTGGAACAATCAGGTTTGCCAACGGGTTCCATTGAATTTCTGGCAGCGGAACAAGGCTCTACCATTCGGGATTTGCTAACCCAAGACCGCTATATCAACTTAGTCATTCCCTACGGTCGTCCCAGCCTTATCCAGCAGGTGATGCGCCAAGCCACCACCTCTGTGTTAAAATCTGCCATGGGCAACTGCTACCTGTACTGGTCCGGTAATGGCAGTTTGGAACTGGTGCGTTGGGCGATTTTAGACAGCCACAAGAGCGTTCCCGACCCGGTCAACGCCATTGAAAAAGTGTTAATTCACACCAGCCACAACTCGGCAGCACTCACCAGCCTGTGGAAAAGCTTGCAAGACAATCGCGTACAAATTCGCGGCGACGAACGGATTGTTGCCGAGTACCCGCAAGTTCCTCTGTGCAACGAGGCAGAATGGAGCCAACCCTATTTCACTCGGACTGTGGCGTTTAAAATGGTGGATAGTTTGGACGAAGCGATCGCTTGGATCAACCAACGCAGCAGCGGCCATGCCGATTGCATTGTCACCGAATCCTACCAAGAAAGCTGTCAGTTTGGTGTAGGCGTAAACAGTGCTTCCGTCTATGTCAACATGTCTCCCCGATTTTCCCGCCTTCCCAAACAGCGAGATACGGTTTTTCTGGGGATGTCCAACCAAAAAGGCTACCGCCGTGGTTTAATCAATCTAGAAGCACTCACCACGGTCAAACAAGTCATTCAAGGTAGCGGCTACCTATGA